DNA sequence from the Pseudoduganella plicata genome:
GCCGATCACGACACTCTTTTCGCCGCGGGCCACAGCGGCCAGGCCGAACGCGTGACCGATTTTGCGGGCAATGCCCGCATCCAGCGTTTTATCGATGATGCCGCGGATATCGTAAGCTTTGAAGATGGATTTGGACAGGGAGACCATAGATGTGAGTGGGTGTGCCTGGGCCACGGTCGCGGCCGGCTTTCAAGATTGGAAACATCGGTATAGTAAGTGCGATACCGATATCAGGCAACCCCTGCCCGTCCATCGTCGGCCAGGCACAAGCAACAATGGGGCCTTTCGGCCCCATTGTTGCTTGTCGCTCGATTTGTCAGATTCGCAGTTCGTCGATGGCCTTGCCGGAATCGACCCATTGCTTGACCCATTTCGGCTGGCGACCGCGGCCGGTCCATTGCTGCGTCGTATCGTCCGGATTACGGTAACGGGCGGCGACGGTGCTGCCTTTGCCACGACCGCCGGTGGCGATCAGATCTTTCAGCGGCAGACCCACGCGCTGGGCGATCGCAAATA
Encoded proteins:
- a CDS encoding H-NS histone family protein; this encodes MDLSNMSPAELRQLQEQIGRELKRRETQDLQKAREQIFAIAQRVGLPLKDLIATGGRGKGSTVAARYRNPDDTTQQWTGRGRQPKWVKQWVDSGKAIDELRI